The following proteins are encoded in a genomic region of Xylocopa sonorina isolate GNS202 chromosome 14, iyXylSono1_principal, whole genome shotgun sequence:
- the Ipk2 gene encoding inositol phosphate kinase 2, with product MTTLDSQSDKTLCHLDKHSNTELNEIPSDCGLPAGISPLESRVAGHPSLDKERQTIGMLRRSDGRIFKPVVKPLLGKREISFYENLQISKNPILLQLKNYVPRYYGTTELQIFGRRVTFLTLKDITDGMAEPCMMDIKIGRRTWDPLATPEKRATEELKYAESKRTYGFCITGFQVYNVSSGQLKQFGKHYGKTLDAKGVVEALKIFLNISPERPPCRQLIVKLLSFLWKILLFFRAQRLFRFYSSSLLVAYDTKRLRHYLRLNERNPNGPGSQVSTSSVFKHANDGPNDSISSNASSVGPSRNRATERVHFVKRSFSLSNDCESTVKEKTLNRSGSCSPDFRVGGICRTHSYANNFDDDMIRMKEDYDDLLHELTSSSEEKQNWVRINMIDFTHVFPAEDRNTLDLNYLEGIENLIKLVEMFLVSKDATA from the exons ATGACGACCTTAGACTCGCAGTCCGATAAAACTTTATGCCATCTTGATAAGCACTCGAACACGGAGTTAAATGAAATCCCGTCGGACTGCGGACTTCCTGCTGGGATAAGCCCGTTGGAATCTCGGGTCGCCGGACATCCGTCGTTAGACAAAGAGCGACAGACGATTG GCATGTTACGTAGGTCGGACGGCCGTATATTTAAGCCTGTCGTTAAACCCTTGCTTGGTAAGAGGGAGATCTCGTTCTACGAAAACTTGCAAATATCGAAAAATCCAATCTTGTTGCAATTGAAGAATTACGTTCCACGATATTACGGCACGACAGAGCTGCAAATATTTGGCAGAC GAGTAACATTCCTTACGCTGAAAGATATTACCGATGGTATGGCTGAGCCGTGCATGATGGACATAAAGATAGGTAGACGTACGTGGGACCCTTTGGCCACGCCAGAGAAGAGGGCAACGGAGGAGTTAAAGTACGCTGAGTCTAAACGCACTTATGGATTCTGTATAACCGGCTTCCAGGTGTATAACGTCTCCTCCGGGCAATTAAAACAGTTTGGCAAGCATTACGGCAAGACCCTTGATGCGAAGGGTGTCGTGGAAG CGCTGAAAATCTTCCTGAACATAAGTCCAGAAAGACCGCCCTGCCGTCAATTGATCGTGAAGCTCCTGTCTTTTCTATGGAAGATCCTACTCTTCTTTCGCGCCCAGCGGCTCTTCCGCTTCTATTCTAGTTCCCTGTTGGTGGCGTACGACACGAAGAggctgcgacactaccttcgcCTCAACGAGAGGAACCCAAACGGACCAGGCAGTCAAGTGTCCACGTCCAGCGTGTTCAAACACGCGAACGATGGGCCCAACGACTCGATTTCGAGCAACGCGAGCAGCGTAGGACCCAGTAGAAACAGGGCGACGGAGAGGGTGCATTTCGTGAAGAGAAGCTTCAGTTTAAGCAACGATTGCGAGTCCACGGTTAAAGAGAAGACTCTGAACAGAAGCGGATCGTGTAGCCCTGACTTCAGAGTCGGTGGTATATGTCGTACGCATTCGTACGCGAACAACTTCGACGACGACATGATCAGGATGAAGGAAGACTACGACGACCTGCTCCACGAGCTGACCAGCTCCTCCGAGGAGAAGCAGAACTGGGTCAGAATCAATATGATCGACTTCACGCACGTCTTCCCAGCGGAGGACCGGAACACGCTCGATTTAAATTACCTGGAGGGCATCGAGAACCTGATCAAGCTGGTGGAGATGTTCCTGGTATCCAAGGACGCGACTGCATGA